A single window of Pectobacterium parmentieri DNA harbors:
- a CDS encoding extracellular solute-binding protein, translated as MKMKTLTTVIMISLGITGVLSKSALAADKELLVWEDIKKSDGIADAIKAFEKQNNVKIKVLETPYAQQIEKLRLDGPAGIGPDVIVMPHDQVGTAVVQGLISELKLDQAFLSSFTKPALEAQTYNGKLYGVPKAVETTVLVYNKDLMPQPPEKFDDLFAFSKQQRAEGRYGLLAKFDEIYYAYGVIAGMGGYIFGQNSNGSPNVKDIGLDKQATIDAVNYIKKFYTDGLFPPGIVGETGANAIDSLFTEKKAAAVITGPWAFQPYKNAGVNYGVAPLPLLPNGEHPRSLLGVKGYSISTYSKNKDLAQKFIEFINQPEYAKVRFQLTGEIPPIAALVDDPLIKDDEKSRAVAIQSGYAVPMPSVPEMQEVWTPANSALQLSVTGKQDTKAALESAVKVIKMQIEANHSNQ; from the coding sequence ATGAAAATGAAAACACTGACCACCGTCATTATGATTTCACTGGGTATCACCGGCGTGCTCAGCAAATCAGCGCTGGCAGCCGACAAAGAACTTCTGGTCTGGGAAGATATCAAAAAATCTGACGGCATCGCCGACGCGATAAAAGCCTTTGAAAAACAGAATAATGTCAAAATCAAAGTGCTGGAGACGCCTTACGCTCAGCAGATTGAGAAACTCCGTCTGGATGGCCCAGCGGGTATCGGCCCAGATGTGATCGTGATGCCACACGATCAGGTTGGCACCGCCGTGGTTCAGGGGTTAATTAGCGAATTGAAGCTGGATCAGGCGTTCCTGTCGAGTTTCACCAAACCTGCACTGGAAGCGCAAACCTATAACGGCAAGCTGTACGGCGTGCCGAAAGCGGTTGAAACCACCGTACTGGTGTACAACAAAGACCTGATGCCACAACCGCCGGAAAAATTCGACGACCTGTTCGCCTTCTCTAAACAGCAGCGTGCCGAAGGTCGCTATGGTCTGTTGGCAAAATTTGATGAGATTTATTACGCCTATGGCGTCATCGCCGGGATGGGCGGCTACATTTTCGGCCAGAACAGCAACGGGTCACCGAATGTAAAAGACATCGGTCTGGATAAACAAGCCACCATCGACGCCGTCAACTACATCAAGAAATTCTACACAGATGGCCTGTTCCCGCCCGGTATCGTTGGTGAAACCGGCGCTAACGCCATCGACTCCCTGTTTACTGAGAAAAAGGCCGCAGCCGTGATTACCGGTCCGTGGGCATTCCAGCCGTACAAAAATGCAGGCGTAAACTACGGCGTCGCCCCACTGCCGCTGCTGCCAAACGGCGAACACCCGCGTTCACTGCTGGGTGTAAAAGGCTACAGCATCTCCACCTACTCCAAGAACAAAGATCTGGCACAGAAATTCATTGAGTTCATCAATCAGCCGGAATACGCCAAAGTTCGCTTCCAGTTGACCGGAGAAATCCCACCGATTGCCGCACTGGTTGACGATCCACTGATTAAGGATGACGAAAAATCTCGTGCTGTCGCGATCCAGTCTGGTTATGCCGTCCCGATGCCGAGCGTACCGGAAATGCAGGAAGTCTGGACGCCAGCCAACAGTGCGCTGCAATTGAGCGTGACGGGCAAACAGGACACTAAAGCGGCGTTGGAGTCCGCCGTGAAGGTAATAAAAATGCAAATCGAAGCTAACCACAGTAACCAGTAA
- a CDS encoding carbohydrate ABC transporter permease, whose product MEVDVTINASGLTPQERGHRHARTAVLLALVPGLGQIYNRQFVKGALFFIVMVCFIGIFHDFLRNGAWGLITLGTELPRDHSIFLLAKGIISVIVAAFGVGVYYYSLRDAYVCGTRRDKGLPLNSVKKQYQMLLSEGFPYLMITPGFILLVFVVVFPIIFGFSIAFTNYNLYHTPPAKLVDWVGMTNFINIFRLDLWRSTFFDVLQWTVIWTLIATTLQCAVGILLAILVNQKGLRFKPLIRTILILPWAVPGFVTILVFAGMFNETFGVINNGILAALGIEPKAWMTDPFWTKTALILMQTWLGFPFVFAMTTGVLQAIPDDLYEAATIDGASSWYKLTTITLPLVLYSIAPIIITQYTFNFNNFNIIYLFNNGGPAVIGSNAGGTDILVSWIYKLTMSSSQYAIAASITILLSIFVVGIALWQFRATNSFKQDNMA is encoded by the coding sequence ATGGAGGTAGATGTGACCATCAACGCCAGCGGCCTTACGCCACAAGAAAGAGGACATCGCCACGCCAGAACGGCTGTATTGCTGGCGCTCGTCCCCGGACTCGGACAGATTTATAATCGCCAGTTCGTCAAAGGTGCGCTTTTCTTTATCGTCATGGTCTGCTTCATCGGCATATTCCATGATTTCCTGCGGAACGGCGCCTGGGGGCTTATCACGCTAGGCACCGAACTGCCGCGCGATCACTCTATTTTTCTGCTGGCAAAAGGCATTATCAGTGTGATCGTCGCCGCCTTTGGTGTCGGCGTCTACTATTACAGCCTACGTGATGCCTACGTCTGCGGCACCAGACGTGATAAAGGCCTACCGTTGAACAGCGTGAAGAAGCAATATCAGATGCTGCTGAGCGAAGGTTTCCCTTATCTGATGATCACGCCAGGCTTCATCCTGCTGGTGTTTGTCGTGGTTTTTCCGATTATTTTCGGTTTTTCCATTGCCTTTACTAATTACAATCTCTACCACACGCCGCCCGCCAAGCTGGTCGACTGGGTGGGGATGACGAATTTTATCAACATCTTCCGGCTCGATCTCTGGCGCTCGACGTTCTTTGACGTGCTGCAATGGACGGTAATTTGGACACTGATTGCGACCACACTCCAGTGCGCCGTGGGCATCCTGCTGGCGATTTTGGTGAACCAGAAAGGCCTGCGCTTTAAGCCACTGATCCGCACCATCCTGATCCTGCCGTGGGCAGTGCCAGGTTTCGTGACCATCCTGGTCTTCGCTGGGATGTTTAATGAAACGTTTGGCGTGATTAATAACGGCATTCTGGCTGCCCTAGGGATTGAACCTAAAGCGTGGATGACCGATCCGTTCTGGACCAAGACCGCGTTGATCCTGATGCAAACCTGGTTAGGCTTTCCGTTTGTGTTCGCCATGACGACCGGCGTATTGCAGGCTATTCCTGATGATTTGTACGAAGCCGCAACCATTGACGGTGCCAGCAGTTGGTACAAGCTGACTACCATCACGCTGCCGCTGGTGCTCTACTCCATTGCGCCCATCATCATCACGCAGTACACGTTCAACTTTAATAATTTCAACATCATCTATCTGTTCAACAACGGTGGCCCGGCAGTGATCGGCTCCAACGCAGGCGGGACAGATATTCTGGTGTCTTGGATTTATAAGCTGACCATGTCTTCTTCCCAATATGCGATCGCCGCCAGCATCACCATTCTGCTGTCGATCTTTGTCGTGGGGATCGCGCTGTGGCAGTTCCGCGCCACCAATTCCTTCAAACAAGACAACATGGCATAG